A window from Solanum stenotomum isolate F172 chromosome 5, ASM1918654v1, whole genome shotgun sequence encodes these proteins:
- the LOC125865303 gene encoding uncharacterized protein LOC125865303 isoform X2 — protein sequence MKSSSGGGDVSGGCYLQLSSRRLEKPLVGFEKKRRKHPLKESKRHNRSLRVREMNGNLGIMGLLRVKRRRRKKFMYRKIRRKLTTMAALKVKTCWNLMVQREFFHQAKLGGRKNQFFFFCCN from the exons ATG AAATCGAGCTCAGGCGGCGGTGATGTGAGTGGGGGATGTTATTTGCAGCTGAGCAGCAGGAGGCTGGAGAAACCCTTGGTGggttttgaaaagaaaagacgGAAACACCCTTTGAAGGAATCGAAAAGACATAATCGGAGTTTGAGGGTTAGGGAGATGAACGGCAATCTTGGAATTATGGGTCTGTTGAgggtgaagaggagaagaaggaagaagttCATGTACAGGAAAATCAGAAGGAAATTGACAACAATGGCAGCTTTGAAGGTGAAAACTTGCTGGAATTTGATGGTACAGAGAG AGTTTTTTCATCAGGCCAAGCTTGGTGGGCGcaagaatcaatttttttttttttgttgtaactGA
- the LOC125865303 gene encoding uncharacterized protein LOC125865303 isoform X4, translating into MKSSSGGGDVSGGCYLQLSSRRLEKPLVGFEKKRRKHPLKESKRHNRSLRVREMNGNLGIMGLLRVKRRRRKKFMYRKIRRKLTTMAALKVKTCWNLMVQRDE; encoded by the exons ATG AAATCGAGCTCAGGCGGCGGTGATGTGAGTGGGGGATGTTATTTGCAGCTGAGCAGCAGGAGGCTGGAGAAACCCTTGGTGggttttgaaaagaaaagacgGAAACACCCTTTGAAGGAATCGAAAAGACATAATCGGAGTTTGAGGGTTAGGGAGATGAACGGCAATCTTGGAATTATGGGTCTGTTGAgggtgaagaggagaagaaggaagaagttCATGTACAGGAAAATCAGAAGGAAATTGACAACAATGGCAGCTTTGAAGGTGAAAACTTGCTGGAATTTGATGGTACAGAGAG ACGAGTAG
- the LOC125865303 gene encoding uncharacterized protein LOC125865303 isoform X1 gives MKSSSGGGDVSGGCYLQLSSRRLEKPLVGFEKKRRKHPLKESKRHNRSLRVREMNGNLGIMGLLRVKRRRRKKFMYRKIRRKLTTMAALKVKTCWNLMVQRGLMLCLLVSRNSNSHQKGESLRSHQEALCT, from the exons ATG AAATCGAGCTCAGGCGGCGGTGATGTGAGTGGGGGATGTTATTTGCAGCTGAGCAGCAGGAGGCTGGAGAAACCCTTGGTGggttttgaaaagaaaagacgGAAACACCCTTTGAAGGAATCGAAAAGACATAATCGGAGTTTGAGGGTTAGGGAGATGAACGGCAATCTTGGAATTATGGGTCTGTTGAgggtgaagaggagaagaaggaagaagttCATGTACAGGAAAATCAGAAGGAAATTGACAACAATGGCAGCTTTGAAGGTGAAAACTTGCTGGAATTTGATGGTACAGAGAG GGTTGATGCTCTGTTTACTGGTAAGTCGAAATTCGAACTCTCACCAAAAAGGTGAAAGTTTGCGTAGTCATCAAGAGGCTCTCTGCACTTAG
- the LOC125865303 gene encoding uncharacterized protein LOC125865303 isoform X3, protein MKSSSGGGDVSGGCYLQLSSRRLEKPLVGFEKKRRKHPLKESKRHNRSLRVREMNGNLGIMGLLRVKRRRRKKFMYRKIRRKLTTMAALKVKTCWNLMVQRAFTN, encoded by the exons ATG AAATCGAGCTCAGGCGGCGGTGATGTGAGTGGGGGATGTTATTTGCAGCTGAGCAGCAGGAGGCTGGAGAAACCCTTGGTGggttttgaaaagaaaagacgGAAACACCCTTTGAAGGAATCGAAAAGACATAATCGGAGTTTGAGGGTTAGGGAGATGAACGGCAATCTTGGAATTATGGGTCTGTTGAgggtgaagaggagaagaaggaagaagttCATGTACAGGAAAATCAGAAGGAAATTGACAACAATGGCAGCTTTGAAGGTGAAAACTTGCTGGAATTTGATGGTACAGAGAG
- the LOC125863970 gene encoding agamous-like MADS-box protein AGL62, which translates to MAKKPSMGRQKIKIAKIEVKNHLQVTFSKRRSGLFNKASELCTLCGVEIAIIVFSHARKAYSFGHTNVESIIDRFLSRNPHPIFNNPPHLFEFHNKYDVNVYELNLQLTQILDEVEVEEKKSEAFDQMRKNRESQYWWEAPIGELAYHELEQLKNSLEDFKKNVITHASKIMVENSNKSFFKPVMDVSNYPHNHAFGYDHHGFF; encoded by the coding sequence ATGGCAAAGAAGCCAAGCATGGGTCGGCAGAAGATCAAAATTGCCAAAATAGAAGTCAAGAATCACCTCCAAGTCACATTCTCTAAACGTCGTTCAGGACTTTTCAATAAAGCTAGTGAACTATGTACGCTATGTGGGGTTGAAATTGCCATAATAGTTTTCTCCCATGCGAGAAAAGCTTACTCATTTGGCCACACTAATGTTGAGTCCATTATCGATAGGTTTCTTTCACGAAATCCTCATCCAATCTTCAATAATCCACCTCATCTTTTTGAGTTTCATAATAAATATGATGTTAATGTTTATGAGCTCAACTTGCAACTCACTCAAATTCttgatgaagttgaagttgaGGAGAAAAAGAGTGAAGCATTTGATCAAATGAGGAAGAATCGTGAAAGTCAATATTGGTGGGAAGCCCCTATAGGTGAACTTGCCTATCATGAGCTTGAGCAATTAAAAAATTCTTTGGAAGACTTTAAAAAGAATGTGATAACTCATGCAAGCAAGATTATGGTTGAGAATAgtaataaatcatttttcaagcCTGTTATGGATGTTTCAAATTATCCTCATAACCATGCTTTTGGTTATGATCATCATGGattcttttaa
- the LOC125865292 gene encoding amino acid transporter AVT3B-like, whose translation MAFGCNGEAVIGESSDNATLLPKEEEEETPLLENFKSCLPKTFANFFIAIVGAGVLGLPYTFMKTGWITGVLTIFAVAVLTYHGMMLLIHTRRRLDLTLIGDSKISSFGDLGFVVCGPVGRFVVDVMIVLSQSGFCIGYLIFIGNTLSHLVSLSKGFGIPLLSSAKSLYIWGCLPFQLGLTSIPSLTLLAPLSIFADIAQIGAMGIVMVEDVQTFTNQFPSGIEAFGTISTFYYGLGVALYSFEGVGMAIPLEMEMKDKSKYGKILALAMFFIALMYGTFGVMGYFAYGSSTKDIVLSNMEKGVLSTSVKLGLCINLFFTFPLMLNPAFEVFERRFSNGNYCVWMRWILVLGVTIVALLVPNFADFMSLVGSSTCCALGFILPALFHYQVFKGEMDRKGTFMDLGLIVLGVFFGVTGTCYSLIEMFSHGKHV comes from the coding sequence ATGGCCTTTGGCTGCAATGGAGAAGCTGTCATTGGTGAATCCTCAGACAATGCAACACTTTTacctaaagaagaagaagaagaaacccctcttcttgaaaactttaaatcTTGTCTTCCCAAAACCTTTGCCAATTTCTTCATTGCTATTGTTGGTGCTGGTGTTCTTGGCCTTCCTTATACATTTATGAAGACTGGTTGGATCACAGGCGTTCTCACTATTTTCGCCGTTGCTGTCTTAACCTATCATGGCATGATGCTTCTTATTCATACAAGAAGAAGACTTGATCTTACCTTAATTGGTGATTCCAAGATTTCGTCATTTGGCGATCTTGGTTTCGTTGTTTGTGGTCCAGTAGGTAGATTTGTTGTTGATGTTATGATTGTGTTATCTCAATCTGGATTTTGTATTGGATATCTCATTTTCATTGGCAATACATTATCTCATCTTGTAAGTTTATCAAAAGGCTTTGGGATTCCTCTGCTTTCCTCTGCTAAGAGCTTGTATATATGGGGTTGTTTGCCATTTCAATTGGGATTGACTTCTATTCCTTCATTAACACTTTTAGCCCCTTTGAGTATATTTGCTGACATTGCACAGATTGGTGCTATGggtattgtaatggttgaggaTGTGCAGACGTTCACGAATCAATTCCCATCGGGGATAGAGGCTTTCGGGACAATCTCTACATTTTATTATGGTTTAGGTGTGGCTCTTTATTCATTTGAAGGTGTTGGAATGGCAATACCATTAGAGATGGAGATGAAAGACAAGTCAAAATATGGGAAAATATTGGCATTAGCAATGTTCTTTATTGCTTTAATGTATGGTACATTTGGTGTGATGGGGTATTTTGCATATGGTTCAAGTACAAAGGATATTGTCTTGTCTAATATGGAGAAAGGAGTGTTGAGCACAAGTGTAAAATTGGGGCTTTGTATTAATTTGTTCTTTACATTTCCCTTGATGTTGAATCCAGCATTTGAGGTGTTTGAGAGGAGATTTTCTAATGGAAATTATTGTGTGTGGATGAGATGGATACTTGTTTTGGGAGTGACTATAGTGGCTTTGTTGGTTCCAAATTTTGCTGATTTTATGTCATTGGTTGGTAGTAGTACTTGTTGTGCTTTGGGGTTTATATTGCCAGCATTATTTCATTATCAAGTATTCAAAGGAGAAATGGATAGAAAAGGAACATTTATGGATTTGGGATTAATAGTCTTGGGGGTGTTTTTTGGTGTTACTGGTACTTGTTATTCCCTAATTGAGATGTTCTCTCACGGCAAACatgtttaa